Proteins encoded by one window of Brevibacterium atlanticum:
- the rplQ gene encoding 50S ribosomal protein L17: MPTPTKGPRLGGSPTHERLMLNNMAAQLFEHKQITTTVTKAKRLRPVAERMITNAKKGDLAARRRVLGQITDKSIVHELFTSIAETMAERPGGYTRITKIGPRPGDNAPMAVIELVLEPYSPKQATVKEAEQATAAAAPAADEAPAEAEEAPAEAEVVEADAEVVDEAPVEADAETAEESTEAAEEK, from the coding sequence ATGCCAACCCCCACCAAGGGCCCCCGCCTCGGCGGATCGCCCACACACGAGCGCCTGATGCTCAACAACATGGCAGCTCAGCTGTTCGAGCACAAGCAGATCACCACGACCGTGACCAAGGCCAAGCGCCTGCGCCCGGTCGCCGAGCGGATGATCACGAACGCCAAGAAGGGTGACCTGGCAGCACGTCGTCGCGTGCTCGGTCAGATCACCGACAAGTCGATCGTGCACGAGCTCTTCACCTCGATCGCCGAGACCATGGCCGAGCGTCCCGGTGGCTACACCCGGATCACCAAGATCGGTCCGCGCCCCGGCGACAACGCGCCGATGGCCGTCATCGAACTGGTCCTCGAGCCCTACTCGCCGAAGCAGGCCACCGTGAAGGAAGCCGAGCAGGCCACCGCCGCTGCCGCTCCCGCCGCGGACGAGGCTCCGGCAGAAGCCGAAGAGGCACCGGCTGAGGCCGAGGTCGTCGAGGCTGATGCTGAGGTCGTCGACGAGGCTCCGGTCGAGGCCGACGCCGAGACCGCCGAAGAGTCCACCGAGGCTGCTGAGGAGAAGTAA
- the putP gene encoding sodium/proline symporter PutP, which produces MTETTFRTIAIVLYFAAMLAIGWFAYRKTKNNLDDYMLAGRGLRPSVAALSAGASDMSGWLLMGLPGAIYVSGLIEAWIAIGLTAGAWVNWKLVAPRLRAFTENAGDSITIPSFFEQRLTDRTRLLRIVCGVIILVFFTFYVSSGMVAAGKFFESSFGLNYLGGMLLVAAVTMIYTLFGGFLGATLTDVAQGLLMFAALVAVPIVAVINAGGPATVINNVRDIDPGLLSLLGSEPFWASGAYLAVISSLAWGLGYFGQPHIIVRFMALRSPVDAAVARRIGVSWMGISALGAVATAIVGISYFSQHADMEPSDAETVFLDLAQILFHPFIAGLVLAAVLAAIMSTVSSQLVVTSSALIEDLFKIVALRAGSTRTLQDKTYVLLGRLGVLVVAIIAVVLAISPSNSILDLVAFAWAGFGASFGPIVLLTLFWKRLSNWGALFGLLSGAVVAFVWGQVSTPLTDDIYEIIPGFIVNLVVAIVVSLFTYKHDAESDREFDESVALSRVKRQPVAGR; this is translated from the coding sequence GTGACAGAGACGACCTTCCGGACGATAGCGATCGTCCTCTACTTCGCCGCCATGCTGGCCATCGGCTGGTTCGCCTATCGGAAGACGAAGAACAACCTCGACGACTATATGCTCGCCGGGCGCGGGCTGCGCCCATCCGTGGCGGCGCTCAGCGCCGGCGCCTCCGACATGTCCGGCTGGCTGCTCATGGGCCTGCCGGGTGCGATCTATGTCTCCGGGCTCATCGAAGCCTGGATTGCCATCGGCCTGACAGCCGGTGCCTGGGTCAACTGGAAGCTCGTGGCTCCGCGCCTGCGCGCCTTCACCGAGAACGCGGGTGACTCGATCACGATCCCCAGCTTCTTCGAACAGCGGCTGACGGACCGGACCCGACTGCTGCGGATCGTCTGCGGCGTCATCATCCTCGTGTTCTTCACCTTCTATGTCTCGTCCGGAATGGTGGCCGCGGGCAAATTCTTCGAATCGAGCTTCGGCCTCAACTATCTCGGCGGAATGCTCCTCGTCGCGGCTGTCACCATGATCTACACGCTCTTCGGCGGGTTCCTCGGGGCGACGCTGACCGATGTGGCGCAGGGCCTGCTCATGTTCGCGGCCCTCGTCGCCGTACCCATCGTCGCCGTGATCAATGCCGGCGGACCGGCCACCGTCATCAACAATGTCAGGGACATCGACCCCGGACTCCTCAGCCTCCTCGGCAGCGAACCGTTCTGGGCCAGCGGCGCCTACCTCGCCGTGATCTCATCCTTGGCCTGGGGGCTCGGATACTTCGGCCAGCCGCACATCATCGTGCGCTTCATGGCCCTGCGCTCTCCGGTCGATGCTGCGGTCGCCCGACGCATCGGCGTCAGCTGGATGGGTATCTCCGCCCTCGGTGCCGTGGCCACGGCCATCGTCGGGATCTCGTACTTCTCCCAGCACGCCGATATGGAGCCGTCCGACGCGGAGACCGTGTTCCTCGATCTCGCGCAGATCCTCTTCCATCCCTTCATCGCCGGGCTGGTGCTCGCCGCGGTACTGGCCGCGATCATGTCGACGGTCTCCTCGCAGCTCGTCGTCACCTCCTCGGCGCTCATCGAGGACCTATTCAAGATCGTCGCTCTGCGCGCCGGGTCGACACGTACGCTGCAGGACAAGACGTATGTGCTGCTCGGCCGCCTCGGCGTCCTCGTCGTCGCCATCATCGCCGTGGTCCTGGCGATCTCTCCGTCGAACAGCATCCTCGACCTGGTGGCATTCGCCTGGGCGGGCTTCGGAGCCTCGTTCGGACCGATCGTGCTGCTCACCCTGTTCTGGAAGCGTCTGAGCAATTGGGGCGCCCTGTTCGGTCTGCTCTCCGGAGCCGTCGTCGCGTTCGTATGGGGCCAGGTGAGCACTCCGCTCACCGACGACATCTACGAGATCATCCCCGGCTTCATCGTCAACCTCGTCGTAGCGATCGTCGTCAGCCTGTTCACATACAAGCACGATGCGGAATCCGACAGGGAGTTCGACGAGTCCGTGGCCCTCTCTCGGGTGAAGAGGCAGCCTGTGGCAGGACGCTGA
- a CDS encoding DNA-directed RNA polymerase subunit alpha: protein MLIAQRPTLTEEIVSDNRSRFAIEPLEPGFGYTLGNSLRRTLLSSIPGAAVTSIRIDGVLHEFSTVPGVKEDVTEFILNLKSLVVSSEFDEPVVAYLRKQGPGTVTAADVSAPAGVEIHNPDLHIATLNGEGRLDMELTIERGRGYVSSAQNKNADAEIGRIPVDSIYSPVLKVTYKVEATRVEQRTDFDRLVLDVETKPSMTPRDAIASAGKTLVELFGLARELNVEAEGIEIGPSPVDAALAADLALAIEDLDLTVRSYNCLKREGIHTVGELVARSEADLMDIRNFGSKSIDEVKAKLNELGLSLKDSPAGFESGLVDEDQSYVEDEQY, encoded by the coding sequence GTGCTCATTGCACAGCGCCCAACGCTCACGGAAGAAATCGTCTCCGATAACCGCTCACGGTTCGCCATCGAACCGCTCGAACCCGGATTCGGCTACACCCTCGGCAACTCGCTTCGTCGGACCCTGCTGTCCTCGATTCCTGGTGCCGCCGTCACATCCATCCGGATCGACGGAGTCCTCCACGAGTTCAGCACCGTTCCGGGAGTGAAGGAGGATGTCACCGAATTCATCCTCAACCTGAAGTCCCTGGTCGTGTCGTCCGAATTCGACGAACCGGTCGTCGCCTATCTGCGCAAGCAGGGTCCCGGCACTGTGACCGCTGCCGACGTCTCTGCTCCCGCTGGGGTCGAGATCCACAATCCGGACCTGCACATCGCCACGCTGAATGGTGAAGGTCGTCTGGATATGGAACTGACCATCGAACGCGGACGCGGATATGTGTCGAGCGCGCAGAACAAGAACGCGGATGCAGAGATCGGCCGGATCCCGGTCGATTCGATCTACTCCCCGGTTCTCAAGGTCACCTACAAGGTCGAAGCCACGCGTGTCGAACAGCGCACTGACTTCGATCGCCTCGTCCTCGACGTCGAGACCAAGCCCTCGATGACCCCGCGTGATGCCATCGCATCGGCGGGCAAGACCCTGGTCGAGCTCTTCGGCCTGGCTCGAGAGCTCAACGTCGAAGCCGAAGGCATCGAGATCGGACCCTCGCCTGTGGACGCGGCCCTGGCCGCCGACCTGGCGCTGGCCATCGAAGATCTCGACCTGACCGTGCGCTCCTACAACTGCCTCAAGCGTGAGGGCATCCACACCGTCGGTGAGCTCGTTGCTCGCAGCGAAGCCGACCTGATGGATATCCGCAACTTTGGTTCGAAGTCGATCGACGAGGTCAAGGCGAAGCTCAACGAGCTCGGCCTCAGCCTCAAGGACAGTCCTGCCGGATTCGAATCCGGTCTCGTTGATGAGGACCAGTCCTACGTCGAAGACGAACAGTACTGA
- the rpsK gene encoding 30S ribosomal protein S11: MPPKSRAATARKPRRKLKKNIVAGQAHIKSTFNNTIVSITDPSGAVISWASSGEVGFKGSRKSTPYAAQMAAESAARRAQEHGLKKVDVFVKGPGSGRETAIRSLQAAGLELGTIQDVTPVPFNGCRPPKRRRG, encoded by the coding sequence ATGCCTCCCAAGTCACGCGCCGCAACAGCGCGCAAGCCTCGCCGCAAGCTGAAGAAGAATATCGTCGCCGGCCAGGCCCACATCAAATCAACCTTCAACAACACCATCGTGTCGATCACCGACCCGTCCGGTGCTGTCATCTCCTGGGCCTCCTCAGGTGAGGTCGGCTTCAAGGGTTCGCGCAAGTCGACCCCGTACGCCGCTCAGATGGCTGCCGAATCGGCCGCTCGTCGGGCGCAGGAACACGGCCTGAAGAAGGTCGACGTGTTCGTCAAGGGCCCGGGCTCGGGCCGCGAGACCGCGATCCGTTCGCTGCAGGCCGCCGGTCTGGAACTGGGTACCATCCAGGATGTCACCCCGGTTCCGTTCAACGGCTGCCGTCCCCCCAAGCGCCGCCGCGGCTGA
- the purU gene encoding formyltetrahydrofolate deformylase — protein MSREWILRVTCPDATGIVHAVTGVLAGRGGNITESQQFSSPDSQQFFLRLEFTTDDGVTIESLESDLAEVADRYGMTVSLQPVEKRTRTLILVSKAAHCLNTLLFQHSSSQLPIDIVGIAGNHDSLRPLAEFHGHDFHHIPITRETKPEAEAKLSALVDELDVELIVLARYMQILSPELCDRLEGRVINIHHSFLPSFKGAKPYHQAHARGVKIIGATAHYVTSDLDEGPIIEQDVARVDHNRAIADFVQRGQDVEAAVLARAVAWHAQGRVLMDGHRTVVFN, from the coding sequence ATGAGCAGAGAATGGATTCTGAGAGTCACCTGTCCCGATGCGACCGGAATCGTCCACGCCGTCACGGGAGTGCTCGCAGGTCGCGGAGGCAACATCACCGAATCCCAGCAGTTCTCCTCCCCCGATTCCCAGCAGTTCTTCCTCCGCCTCGAGTTCACGACCGACGATGGTGTCACCATCGAATCACTCGAATCCGACCTCGCCGAGGTGGCCGACCGTTACGGGATGACCGTGAGTCTGCAGCCGGTGGAGAAGAGGACCCGGACCCTCATCCTCGTCTCGAAGGCCGCGCACTGCCTCAATACGCTCCTCTTCCAGCATTCCTCTTCCCAGCTGCCCATCGACATCGTCGGCATCGCCGGCAACCACGACTCGCTTCGGCCCCTGGCCGAGTTCCACGGCCACGACTTCCACCACATCCCCATCACCCGCGAGACGAAGCCGGAGGCCGAGGCGAAACTGTCCGCGCTGGTCGATGAGCTCGACGTCGAGCTCATCGTGCTGGCTCGCTATATGCAGATCCTCTCCCCTGAGCTCTGCGACCGCCTCGAGGGTCGGGTCATCAACATCCATCATTCGTTCCTGCCCAGTTTCAAGGGTGCGAAGCCCTACCACCAAGCTCATGCGCGGGGTGTGAAGATCATCGGCGCCACCGCACACTACGTCACCAGCGACCTCGACGAGGGCCCGATCATCGAACAGGACGTCGCCCGGGTCGATCACAATCGAGCGATCGCCGACTTCGTCCAGCGCGGTCAGGACGTCGAGGCGGCCGTGCTCGCACGGGCCGTCGCCTGGCATGCGCAGGGCCGGGTGCTCATGGACGGCCACCGCACCGTCGTCTTCAACTGA